From a region of the Salvia miltiorrhiza cultivar Shanhuang (shh) unplaced genomic scaffold, IMPLAD_Smil_shh original_scaffold_478, whole genome shotgun sequence genome:
- the LOC131004977 gene encoding uncharacterized protein LOC131004977: protein MRQLFPAYPRQNILLPMDSRITCFPTLCLSLTFTSSTLMNINICILVHIQLKRMGPSLPHQNITFILPPLKETCFFTGISCNGLLHFQNEQYDDFLWNPTTNEFKALPNSSSCDHQQPRGLRVTNYKIGCGMWSDNRCADNYKMLHLVLADTEKVEEEEEEENSISIDLSYHIHLYSLKTNSWKIIPCSEFSLLSGPGVTINGVYYTLGYLIGNVEIGVLLSFDFSTETLSSIPRPPIQKGLSSSSLTVPPIQKLSSCAHFLEYKGLFGYLACWEAENKIPVRFELWVMKNGSWTMESVFNTCGVSRPLRFSRNGELLYFLSVNNEVLVFDRATGKLNHPDINFCWSIAQLTPFVESFVQLNGISHAEAEDLEKEEEGYIIEATEGPLMQV from the exons ATGAGGCAATTGTTCCCTGCATATCCGAGACAAAACATACTTCTTCCTATGGACTCTCGGATCACTTGTTTCCCTACTCTATGCCTAAGCCTTACATTTACATCGTCTACCCTGATGAacataaatatatgtattttagtGCACATTCAGTTGAAGAGGATGGGACCATCTCTTCCTCAccaaaatattacatttatccTCCCTCCTTTGAAGGAAACTTGTTTCTTCACTGGCATAAGTTGTAATGGTCTATTACATTTTCAAAATGAGCAGTATGATGATTTTCTTTGGAACCCAACAACCAATGAGTTTAAGGCCCTCCCTAACTCCTCCTCCTGTGATCACCAACAGCCTCGTGGTCTTCGTGTTACCAATTATAAGATTGGTTGTGGAATGTGGTCTGACAATAGATGTGCAGATAATTACAAAATGTTGCACCTTGTTTTGGCTGATACGGAAAAAgttgaggaagaggaagaggaagagaataGCATTAGCATTGATTTGAGTTACCACATTCACTTGTATTCACTCAAAACTAATTCCTGGAAGATAATACCATGCTCAGAGTTTAGTTTACTTAGTGGACCTGGTGTTACCATTAATGGGGTTTATTATACTCTAGGATATTTAATCGGAAATGTAGAGATTGGAGTTCTCCTTTCATTTGACTTCTCTACCGAAACTCTTTCTAGTATACCCAGGCCACCTATCCAAAAGGGGTTAAGTAGTTCTAGTTTAACCGTACCTCCTATCCAAAAGCTGTCAAGTTGTGCTCATTTTTTAGAGTATAAAGGCTTGTTTGGTTATCTTGCATGCTGGGAAGCTGAAAATAAGATACCTGTGAGATTTGAACTTTGGGTTATGAAGAACGGATCATGGACAATGGAATCTGTTTTCAATACATGTGGGGTTTCAAGGCCGTTACGGTTTTCGAGAAACGGTGAGCTATTGTATTTTTTAAGCGTGAATAATGAAGTGCTAGTGTTTGATCGTGCCACTGGAAAGTTGAATCATCCCGATATCAATTTTTGTTGGTCTATAGCACAGCTAACTCCATTTGTTGAGAGCTTTGTTCAACTGAATGGAATTTCACATGCTGAG GCTGAGGATCtggagaaagaagaagaaggataCATAATTGAAGCAACTGAGGGACCATTGATGCAAGTGTAG
- the LOC131004969 gene encoding uncharacterized protein LOC131004969 → MANSGEGKDKMSDNELSLEAENSDSCDSDGQLVRSKQPKVVYDPKMDIADLQLVLGMRFKDGFQCKEALISWSIVKGHPIHFRRVNKEQCEAYCEEPCMWRVYASTVQKEKSLVVKVLGDDHTCTFAVQNRQASYKWIGEQYIEVFRVRPQMMVEEFRNDVKIRFNIVIPNGRLYRAKAYALETLRGSVTGHYAKLRTYISELMRVDREGRFELLVGDGTIFKRLYIGFSALKKRFVEGCRPIIGLDGCFLRTHLRGQLLCAIGNYGNNKMYPIAWAVVEVENEACWAWFISMLLEELGVTDGSGYTFISDQQKGLTNAVKDLAPFVEHRNCDAMFI, encoded by the exons ATGGCTAACTCTGGGGAGGGGAAGGACAAGATGTCAGATAATGAATTGTCACTTGAGGCTGAGAACTCGGATAGTTGTGATTCTGATGGGCAATTAGTTAGGAGTAAGCAGCCTAAGGTGGTATATGATCCCAAAATGGATATTGCAGATTTGCAATTGGTACTAGGAATGAGATTTAAGGATGGTTTTCAATGCAAGGAGGCATTAATTAGTTGGAGCATAGTGAAAGGGCATCCTATCCATTTCAGGAGGGTCAACAAAGAGCAATGCGAGGCCTACTGTGAAGAGCCTTGTATGTGGAGGGTATATGCAAGCACTGTTCAGAAGGAGAAGAGTCTTGTAGTTAAAGTGCTTGGTGATGATCACACTTGCACATTTGCTGTCCAGAATAGACAAGCAAGCTACAAGTGGATTGGTGAGCAATACATTGAGGTGTTTAGAGTAAGGCCTCAAATGATGGTGGAGGAGTTCAGAAATGATGTCAAAATAAGGTTCAATATTGTTATTCCTAATGGCAGATTATATAGGGCTAAGGCTTATGCTCTAGAGACACTGAGAGGATCAGTGACTGGCCACTATGCAAAGCTGAGGACTTATATATCTGAGCTTATGAGAGTTGACAGAGAAGGGAGATTTGAATTACTGGTAGGGGATGGTACAATATTTAAAAGGTTGTATATAGGTTTTAGTGCTCTGAAAAAAAGATTTGTGGAGGGATGTAGACCCATCATAGGCTTAGATGGTTGTTTCCTGAGGACTCATCTACGAGGGCAGCTTCTTTGTGCTATTGGAAATTATGGAAATAACAAGATGTATCCAATTGCTTGGGCGGTTGTTGAAGTGGAAAATGAGGCATGTTGGGCATGGTTTATCTCTATGTTGCTTGAAGAACTTGGTGTTACAGATGGTTCAGGTTACACGTTCATATCGGATCAACAAAAG GGTTTGACAAATGCTGTAAAGGACTTGGCTCCTTTTGTTGAGCATAGAAACTGCGACGCCATGTTTATATGA
- the LOC131004986 gene encoding putative kinase-like protein TMKL1 isoform X2, whose protein sequence is MEHKHKLILLATLTPLSLLTIIFLAIFCFRRRKSENDGRDVESKLERKGGDEDLVKFEGGEDLSVVEILEAPGEVIGKSSYGTLYKANLVNLNCVTLLRFLRPTCTLRIEEVMPAIELLGSVRHPNLVPLNAFYAGPRGEKLMVLPFYSGGNLADFIRDSNGEVYKWTTICRISIGIARGVHHLHTALNKPIVHGNLKSKNILLGADYHPYVSDFGVRMVLNPATRQKMVEASGFEGYKAPELIKMKDVSEESDVYSLGIIFLELLSGKEAVNESDQDSYLPGAMTSAVLDDRLKDLYHPNILVGLSNDERVVTEDDVLRYFQLAMACCSPTQRLRPNMKQILDKLEEMGK, encoded by the exons ATGGAGCACAAACATAAACTCATACTACTCGCAACTCTAACCCCATTGTCACTCTTAACAATTATTTTCCTCGCAATTTTTTGTTTCAGAAGAAGAAAATCAGAAAATGATGGCAGAGATGTAGAATCCAAGTTAGAGCGCAAGGGAGGAGATGAGGATCTGGTGAAATTTGAGGGCGGTGAGGATCTTAGTGTGGTGGAAATTCTTGAGGCACCTGGTGAAGTTATTGGGAAATCGAGTTATGGGACATTATACAAAGCTAATTTGGTTAATTTAAACTGTGTTACGTTGCTTAGATTCTTGAGGCCTACTTGTACATTGAGGATAGAAGAGGTTATGCCTGCTATTGAGCTGCTGGGGTCTGTTAGGCACCCCAATTTGGTGCCTCTCAATGCTTTTTATGCAGGACCCAGGGGGGAGAAGTTGATGGTTCTTCCGTTTTACAGCGGCGGAAATTTGGCTGACTTCATTAGAG ATAGCAACGGCGAGGTTTATAAATGGACTACCATATGCAGAATCTCCATTGGTATTGCTAGAGGAGTTCACCATCTTCATACAGCTCTGAATAAACCGATAGTCCATGGCAACCTCAAGTCAAAGAATATATTATTGGGTGCCGACTACCACCCATATGTCTCAGATTTTGGCGTGCGCATGGTGTTGAATCCGGCTACACGACAGAAAATGGTTGAAGCATCTGGATTCGAGGGTTATAAAGCCCCCGAGCTGATTAAGATGAAAGACGTCTCTGAAGAGAGTGATGTCTACAGCTTAGGGATTATATTTCTGGAATTACTATCTGGGAAAGAAGCAGTTAATGAGAGCGATCAAGACTCTTATCTGCCAGGTGCCATGACAAGTGCAGTTCTTGATGACCGACTTAAAGATTTGTATCATCCAAACATTCTTGTTGGTCTTAGCAACGATGAGAGGGTGGTTACAGAAGATGATGTTCTCAGATATTTTCAGCTTGCAATGGCGTGTTGCTCGCCAACACAACGTCTCCGGCCTAATATGAAGCAGATTCTCGACAAGCTTGAAGAAATGGGGAAGTGA
- the LOC131004986 gene encoding putative kinase-like protein TMKL1 isoform X1, with amino-acid sequence MEHKHKLILLATLTPLSLLTIIFLAIFCFRRRKSENDGRDVESKLERKGGDEDLVKFEGGEDLSVVEILEAPGEVIGKSSYGTLYKANLVNLNCVTLLRFLRPTCTLRIEEVMPAIELLGSVRHPNLVPLNAFYAGPRGEKLMVLPFYSGGNLADFIRGKDSNGEVYKWTTICRISIGIARGVHHLHTALNKPIVHGNLKSKNILLGADYHPYVSDFGVRMVLNPATRQKMVEASGFEGYKAPELIKMKDVSEESDVYSLGIIFLELLSGKEAVNESDQDSYLPGAMTSAVLDDRLKDLYHPNILVGLSNDERVVTEDDVLRYFQLAMACCSPTQRLRPNMKQILDKLEEMGK; translated from the exons ATGGAGCACAAACATAAACTCATACTACTCGCAACTCTAACCCCATTGTCACTCTTAACAATTATTTTCCTCGCAATTTTTTGTTTCAGAAGAAGAAAATCAGAAAATGATGGCAGAGATGTAGAATCCAAGTTAGAGCGCAAGGGAGGAGATGAGGATCTGGTGAAATTTGAGGGCGGTGAGGATCTTAGTGTGGTGGAAATTCTTGAGGCACCTGGTGAAGTTATTGGGAAATCGAGTTATGGGACATTATACAAAGCTAATTTGGTTAATTTAAACTGTGTTACGTTGCTTAGATTCTTGAGGCCTACTTGTACATTGAGGATAGAAGAGGTTATGCCTGCTATTGAGCTGCTGGGGTCTGTTAGGCACCCCAATTTGGTGCCTCTCAATGCTTTTTATGCAGGACCCAGGGGGGAGAAGTTGATGGTTCTTCCGTTTTACAGCGGCGGAAATTTGGCTGACTTCATTAGAGGTAAag ATAGCAACGGCGAGGTTTATAAATGGACTACCATATGCAGAATCTCCATTGGTATTGCTAGAGGAGTTCACCATCTTCATACAGCTCTGAATAAACCGATAGTCCATGGCAACCTCAAGTCAAAGAATATATTATTGGGTGCCGACTACCACCCATATGTCTCAGATTTTGGCGTGCGCATGGTGTTGAATCCGGCTACACGACAGAAAATGGTTGAAGCATCTGGATTCGAGGGTTATAAAGCCCCCGAGCTGATTAAGATGAAAGACGTCTCTGAAGAGAGTGATGTCTACAGCTTAGGGATTATATTTCTGGAATTACTATCTGGGAAAGAAGCAGTTAATGAGAGCGATCAAGACTCTTATCTGCCAGGTGCCATGACAAGTGCAGTTCTTGATGACCGACTTAAAGATTTGTATCATCCAAACATTCTTGTTGGTCTTAGCAACGATGAGAGGGTGGTTACAGAAGATGATGTTCTCAGATATTTTCAGCTTGCAATGGCGTGTTGCTCGCCAACACAACGTCTCCGGCCTAATATGAAGCAGATTCTCGACAAGCTTGAAGAAATGGGGAAGTGA